CCCGGCAGCAGGAAAAACTGGAACCACATCAGATACAAAAGATGTTTGGTTTGGCGGATTCACACCACTTCACGCAGCCGTTGTGTGGGTTGGTTTTGATCAGCCCACACCTACTGGTTTGACAGGTGCCACTGGGGCAATTCCCCTCTGGACTCAATACATGAAAACTTATGCATCACGATATCCACCCGTTGATTTTGCCATTCCTGAAGGTGCGAGTATTGTGGCGTTTGATCCGGCCAGTGGAATGTTGGCTAAGCCTACGTGTGCTGTTCAAGTGAGGCATGTTTTTAAAAACGGAACTGCCCCAAGTTCTGAGTGTTGGTTGCATTAATTTTAATCACTACCACATCTGACCAAGCTGGTGACATTGTGACACTCCACGTCCAAATCGGCTCTGAATTATAAAAATCACTCCACGCTAAACCATTGAAATTACTGACCCAGGACAAAATGCACCATGGCTTTGATCTTGCTTAGAATACTCTGTTGGCGTTGTTACAAAACATATGAATCAAAGGCGATCGGTAGTGGCATTCGTAGTTCGTTGGAAGTATTTCTACCCCCTCTTAAGACTCTTGGGAGCCGTGGGCATCGCTTTAGTTTTGCTCCGCTTTCACTTTCATTATTTAGAAGGAGCACTTTACGATGCTCGCGTTAGATTTAGCCCCTCACCTTCTATCACCGGACAAGTCGTAACAATCGCAATTGATCCAAAAACCGTTTCAACATTTCAAGGTGAACCAGATACCAAAGACAACATCAGTTTACTTGAACAATTAAAAACAGAAAGCCCACAAGCAATCGTTTACATGGCCGACCCCACTCAATGGGTTGGGAGTATGCCCGAAAAAACAAAGTTCGCACTTACAGCCGCACAAATTCTCAATTTCTTTTTCACCACAGAACAAATTGCACCCGTTGGAAAATACACACAACAAAGACTGGCAAAGCCTTTTGACAATCTCTCGCTCTCGCCCGCACCAATTACTCGCGATAATATTACGTTTGCGGGAGATAAAGTCACCAGACGTGTACTCTTAGCTTTTGAAGGCCAATTGGTTTTACAGCCTATTTTAGCTAACCTTCATAATCAGATTGTTCACCCCGCAGCTTATCGCGGGAGTTTTGAATCAGAAGGAAGTATTTTTAATTATATCCGCTATCGCCCCACTGGAACATACAAAGCACTGAGCTTTGTCGATGTGAAAGATGGAAGATTTCCGAAGGGCTATTTTAATAATAAAATTGTACTCATCGGTCGCGACACACAACTTGATACTGACGATTACATTCTCACACCGCACTCCCGATACCCGCTTGCGATGTCACGGCTTGAAGCACAAGCAAATATTATTGATACACTAATCGAAAATAATGGTGTTGCCCGCGCACCAACTACGGTTGATATCATTTTGTCAATTCTTGTGGCTTATTTGACGGTGCTTATTGTTTGGGGAGCTAGCCCCATTGCTGGAATTGCGCTCTTGTTTTTACAAGCTTTTGTATTTTGCATATTTGCATACTCACTCTTTGCTGTCTTTGGATTATGGATCGACATGATTCATCCGTTGATGGCGATTTTTGTTTCTTACTATTTCTTTATTCCCTATCGACTTATCAAAGAAAATAAAAAGAGCTGGGAGTATTATCAAAAAAATAGACTTCTCACCCAAGTTGAAGAACTCAAAACTAATTTTCTCTCTATGATGAGTCATGATTTAAAAACTCCCATTGCGCGCATTCAAGGAATGGCCGAAATGGCTCTCAACGATAAGAAAAATCTTTCTCAAGAACAGAATCAAGCGCTAAAGACCATCATGCGCTCAAGTGAAGAGCTCGGCAATTTCATTGGCAGCATTTTAGATTTAAGCCGCATTGAAAGCAAAGAAGTGAAACTTCAAAAAACAAGTCGTGACATTAACTCAGTGGTAAAAGAGACCATTAAAAAATATGACTTCAATGCTCGCCAAAAAAACATCACTCTAAAAACTGAATTAGAACCACTTTTTAGCCTCAAAGTTGACGTAGATCTTATTCGTCAGGTTTTTAGTAATCTTATAGAAAACGCCATTAAGTATAGCCCTGAGAATTCTATTATTAAGATTTCATCAAAAGAAGAGAACGGCCAAATCTTAGTGCGTGTAACTGATGAAGGCCCCGGTATTGACCAAGATGATGTGGACAATATCTTTCTTAAATTTTATAGAAGTAAGGCCGCAAAAGCGTCTCCTATTAAGGGGTCGGGTTTGGGACTTTACTTAGCAAAGTATTTTATCGAACTTCATAACGGAACAATAAACGTGGAATCTCAACCAATGAAGGGATCCACATTTACAGTGCAATTGCCGCTGGTATAAGCGGCCAATGCTAATTAAGGGAGCAAACGAATGCTAAAAGTACTTGTAGTAGATGATGATCAAGGGCTCAGAACTTCAGTGCGAGCAGCACTTTCTTCAGCAAACAAGTTTGAAATCGACGAAGCCGCTGACGGACTCGAAGCTGTCACCAAGGTTCGTGCCGGTGGAGTGAGCCTTGTAATTCTCGATGTTGACATGCCAAATCTTGGTGGGATGGACGCTCTCAAACTGATCAAAGAATTTAACCCTGGGATCATCGTTATTGTTCTCACGGCCTACAGTAATATCGAAGACGCCGTTCGTGCCGTAAAAGAAGGTGCGTACAACTACATCGCAAAACCCGTTAAACAAACCGACATCATTGAAATGATCGACAAAGCAATGGCTGCTCATGATCTCATTGAAAAAGTGGCTTCAAGTTCTCCTATTTTGACACTAGAAGGTGGCCGAAAATTTGTGGGCACGAGTCGTGAAATGCAAAAAGTTTTTAATATCATTCATAAACTCTCAAAAGTGAACACTCCCGTTCTCGTACGTGGTGAATCAGGTACAGGCAAAGAACTTGTTGCTCGAGCCATCCATTTTAACGGCTCACGCAAAGACGAAAAATTTGTTGCGATTAATTGTTCTGCTATTCCAGAGAATCTTTTTGAAAGTGAACTCTTTGGTCATGAAAAAGGGTCTTTCACAGGGGCTGATCAACGAAAAATCGGCAAATTTCAATATGCAGAAGGTGGAACTCTCTTTTTAGATGAAGTAGGAGATCTCTCACCCAATATGCAAGTGAAGCTCTTACGTGTTTTACAAGAAAAGAAGTTCACCCCTGTCGGGTCAAACCGTGAA
This DNA window, taken from Oligoflexia bacterium, encodes the following:
- a CDS encoding sigma-54 dependent transcriptional regulator, with amino-acid sequence MLKVLVVDDDQGLRTSVRAALSSANKFEIDEAADGLEAVTKVRAGGVSLVILDVDMPNLGGMDALKLIKEFNPGIIVIVLTAYSNIEDAVRAVKEGAYNYIAKPVKQTDIIEMIDKAMAAHDLIEKVASSSPILTLEGGRKFVGTSREMQKVFNIIHKLSKVNTPVLVRGESGTGKELVARAIHFNGSRKDEKFVAINCSAIPENLFESELFGHEKGSFTGADQRKIGKFQYAEGGTLFLDEVGDLSPNMQVKLLRVLQEKKFTPVGSNREIESDVRIIAATNRNLDEMIKSGQFREDLFYRLNVIPVVLPPLKDRKDDIDRLLTLFISKFNKSHAKEITGVTPDAVTALKKYEWPGNIRELENVIEHAFIIEGSNWITLTSLPEKITGEITEGSDSYDTQALIKSSEGITQEIFDFNRQKEMFEKEFIIKALKAFKGRINQTALHANIPKKTLLRKIEKYGIIAKEYSEKI
- a CDS encoding ATP-binding protein, which encodes MNQRRSVVAFVVRWKYFYPLLRLLGAVGIALVLLRFHFHYLEGALYDARVRFSPSPSITGQVVTIAIDPKTVSTFQGEPDTKDNISLLEQLKTESPQAIVYMADPTQWVGSMPEKTKFALTAAQILNFFFTTEQIAPVGKYTQQRLAKPFDNLSLSPAPITRDNITFAGDKVTRRVLLAFEGQLVLQPILANLHNQIVHPAAYRGSFESEGSIFNYIRYRPTGTYKALSFVDVKDGRFPKGYFNNKIVLIGRDTQLDTDDYILTPHSRYPLAMSRLEAQANIIDTLIENNGVARAPTTVDIILSILVAYLTVLIVWGASPIAGIALLFLQAFVFCIFAYSLFAVFGLWIDMIHPLMAIFVSYYFFIPYRLIKENKKSWEYYQKNRLLTQVEELKTNFLSMMSHDLKTPIARIQGMAEMALNDKKNLSQEQNQALKTIMRSSEELGNFIGSILDLSRIESKEVKLQKTSRDINSVVKETIKKYDFNARQKNITLKTELEPLFSLKVDVDLIRQVFSNLIENAIKYSPENSIIKISSKEENGQILVRVTDEGPGIDQDDVDNIFLKFYRSKAAKASPIKGSGLGLYLAKYFIELHNGTINVESQPMKGSTFTVQLPLV